From a region of the Blastocatellia bacterium genome:
- a CDS encoding heterodisulfide reductase-related iron-sulfur binding cluster, producing MNSASMTTLAGILQAEADKLLACVHCGLCLSACPTYLLAGDENDSPRGRLYLMRAVAEGRLSVDQPAFRRHIDLCLGCRACETVCPSGVLYGRVLEAARAEIALRPMTPPDPATRLIRFALAHLFVSPRRLHLFFAPARWLRRSTLARIIIESRLLPARWEKALSLLLATAPIEGDRSLRSSGARHDQRVEAPSSSRPVAFFAGCVGRELFEHTNRATHRVLQAHGCTVTDPPDQVCCGALHAHAGDLDNARRLARKNITVFEATGTVPIIVNVAGCGAMMKEYGHLLSGDPDFHTRARAFAARVRDISEYLIEIGFRPGPQPVEATVTYDAPCHLHHAQKVMRAPIELLRQLPGIRFVPLPEAEMCCGSAGIYNLLHPDWADAILQRKLEHIRRTGADILVTGNAGCLMHITSGLRRAGMTTRVMHPIELIAQTYPE from the coding sequence GTGAATTCGGCGAGCATGACGACACTGGCGGGAATCTTGCAGGCGGAAGCGGACAAGCTGCTGGCCTGCGTTCATTGCGGGTTGTGTTTGAGCGCATGCCCGACGTATCTTCTGGCCGGTGACGAGAACGATTCGCCGCGCGGCCGACTGTACCTGATGCGCGCCGTGGCCGAAGGGCGACTCTCAGTGGACCAACCGGCCTTCCGTCGGCATATTGATCTGTGCCTGGGGTGTCGCGCCTGCGAAACGGTCTGCCCGTCGGGCGTGCTCTACGGGCGCGTGCTCGAAGCCGCTCGAGCCGAGATCGCTCTCCGTCCGATGACTCCACCCGATCCGGCGACGCGACTCATTCGTTTTGCCCTCGCCCATCTGTTCGTGTCGCCCCGACGGCTCCATCTCTTCTTTGCGCCCGCTCGCTGGCTGCGACGCTCGACCCTGGCACGGATAATCATCGAGAGCCGACTCCTTCCGGCGCGATGGGAGAAAGCGTTGTCGTTGCTGCTGGCCACGGCGCCGATCGAGGGTGATCGCTCATTGCGCTCTTCCGGCGCCAGGCATGACCAGCGCGTCGAGGCTCCGTCGTCGTCCCGCCCGGTTGCGTTCTTTGCCGGCTGCGTCGGACGGGAGCTTTTCGAGCATACGAATCGGGCGACCCATCGCGTCCTTCAGGCGCACGGCTGCACCGTCACCGATCCTCCCGATCAGGTCTGCTGCGGCGCTCTCCACGCCCACGCCGGAGATCTGGACAATGCCCGACGACTGGCGCGAAAAAATATCACTGTGTTTGAAGCTACCGGAACGGTTCCTATCATTGTCAATGTCGCGGGCTGTGGAGCGATGATGAAAGAGTACGGTCATCTGCTCTCCGGCGATCCCGACTTTCACACGCGCGCCCGCGCCTTTGCCGCTCGCGTGCGAGACATCAGCGAATATCTCATCGAGATCGGTTTCCGGCCGGGACCCCAACCGGTGGAGGCCACCGTCACCTACGATGCCCCCTGTCATCTCCATCATGCGCAGAAAGTCATGCGCGCGCCCATCGAGTTGCTCCGACAGCTTCCCGGCATCCGCTTTGTTCCTCTGCCCGAAGCCGAGATGTGCTGCGGCAGCGCCGGAATCTACAATCTTCTTCATCCCGATTGGGCCGACGCGATCCTCCAGCGCAAGCTCGAACACATCCGCCGCACGGGAGCCGATATTCTGGTCACCGGCAATGCCGGCTGCCTCATGCATATCACGAGCGGCCTCCGTCGCGCCGGAATGACCACGCGGGTCATGCACCCGATCGAGCTGATCGCTCAAACATATCCCGAGTGA
- a CDS encoding FAD-binding oxidoreductase — protein sequence MSVAHELATIVGEDNVIPGDRSEVTLDGRKPAVIVRPATSEEVAAVVAWARTTDHALIVSGQGTRLAMGNPPERCDVLLSLARMNRILDYEPADLTARVEAGCTLMTFNRTAQSHRQWLPLDPPGSDQATLGGIVATDDFGPLRYAYGRPRDYVIGIEVVEGTGRLIKSGGRVVKNVTGYDLNKLFVGSYGTLGVIVRINLKLRPRPDGDATVLVSKASTDALSACARALLSSELMPAAVLLVNSGAGRMLGLEPAEPSLLVRFIETEPAIRYQLDRFAEITAHHALSSIRLDEARAASLWQTLASTRFLMNCEFILRLSALPAQTTSLFTFCHQELSQLIENPSVIAYLGTGVVRAGGMLPRHRFPLLAQVVQTLRAMCRQIGGHLIVEAAPAEIKRELDAWGEIGPTASLMRALKQQFDPGRIFSPGRFVAGI from the coding sequence GTGAGCGTCGCACACGAACTCGCCACCATCGTGGGTGAGGACAATGTCATCCCCGGCGACAGAAGCGAAGTCACCCTCGATGGGCGAAAGCCCGCCGTCATCGTCCGGCCCGCGACGAGCGAAGAAGTCGCCGCCGTTGTTGCCTGGGCTCGCACCACCGATCACGCGCTCATCGTAAGCGGTCAGGGCACGCGCCTGGCCATGGGGAACCCTCCGGAACGATGCGACGTCCTGCTGTCCCTGGCGCGGATGAATCGCATCCTCGACTATGAACCGGCAGATTTGACGGCGCGGGTGGAAGCAGGATGCACGCTCATGACTTTCAATCGCACCGCCCAATCCCACCGCCAGTGGCTCCCGCTCGATCCCCCGGGATCGGACCAGGCGACGCTCGGAGGAATCGTCGCCACCGATGATTTCGGCCCCTTGCGCTACGCTTACGGACGGCCGCGCGACTACGTCATCGGGATCGAAGTCGTCGAGGGCACCGGTCGGCTCATCAAATCCGGCGGGCGCGTGGTGAAAAACGTCACCGGCTATGATCTGAACAAGCTGTTTGTGGGAAGCTACGGAACGCTCGGCGTGATCGTCCGCATCAATCTCAAACTGCGACCGCGTCCCGACGGCGATGCCACAGTCCTGGTGAGCAAAGCCTCGACCGATGCGCTCTCGGCCTGCGCTCGAGCCCTCCTGTCCTCGGAGCTGATGCCTGCGGCAGTCCTCCTGGTCAACAGCGGAGCCGGTCGAATGCTGGGTCTCGAGCCGGCTGAGCCCTCGCTGCTCGTGCGATTCATCGAGACAGAACCGGCCATCCGCTATCAGCTCGATCGCTTCGCGGAGATCACCGCTCATCACGCGCTTTCGTCCATCCGGCTGGATGAGGCGCGAGCGGCTTCGCTCTGGCAGACACTGGCTTCCACTCGATTCCTGATGAACTGCGAGTTCATTCTTCGATTGAGCGCCCTGCCGGCGCAGACGACTTCCCTTTTCACCTTTTGCCATCAGGAGCTGTCGCAGTTGATCGAGAACCCGTCGGTCATCGCCTATCTCGGCACGGGTGTCGTTCGAGCCGGCGGCATGTTACCTCGACATCGGTTTCCGTTGCTCGCTCAGGTGGTACAAACTCTGCGCGCGATGTGCCGGCAGATCGGCGGCCACCTCATCGTCGAAGCCGCACCGGCAGAGATCAAACGGGAACTCGATGCGTGGGGAGAGATCGGCCCGACGGCCTCGCTCATGCGAGCGCTCAAACAACAATTCGATCCGGGGCGCATCTTCAGTCCGGGGCGTTTCGTCGCCGGAATCTGA